The genomic stretch CGAAGCATATATACTTCAGAGAGTTCCAGAAAGGTTTTGATCAGATTTCCTTCAGCACTGGATATTCCGATGGCACCATCGGATGAAGCATAGGAGAAATGATGTCAGAGGGATCCACTGGCTATATGGCGTGAGCAGTGGCACCAGATGTTCTGATGCCTATGAAATCaaaccatcggaacatccgatggtaccaAAATTtgctagccgttggagcaacggttCTTTTCAgcccttgggctatttataccccctctacTCGCCCATTTGGAGGGGTTGGAGCGTAAAAGAGTGCATTGAAGACTAAGACTCCTCACGAACACATCCATACCACCAAAAGTGCTAAAGTGATTCATCCAAGatttagcacaagcttagaagagtgattagtgttAGGATAGGCCTAAAGAGGAATGAGTGCAAGatgtgcctaccttgtgatcaggttctagagtgaaccacgctgtacaagaggtgtgccaGCGTCCTGGGGCCTTAGTGGCTCGTCGGCAAGTCTTTGACCCTCCGGGTTGGTGTGGAGCAGCGTTGACGACTATGTGCGGGGGATGTGGAGACCCCCTTCATTCATGGAGAAGCTCATTAGTGGAGACGacatcaaggtgaccgagggAATTGGCATGAGCCTTAGTGGCTGAGCCTTTATGGCAAATCAAGGGGCgccttgggagagacttggtgaccgggaagcaatactcttgtgtgagtgcttcaacaacgtggactagtggtgacTTAATggctaccgataccacgggataaatccttgtgtcaagagtttgcttcccctcatcccttcctttacgtttccgcatttttTACTTATAACTTGTGTGACTTTACTTTCCTAGAGTggtatcttgataggattagttatatgttgcaaaacttattttgggataagggtttcacactagatcaatcTTAAAATGCACATCTAAATAGAAATGATGCAGTTTACTTTCATGCAAAGTAGTGGAAAACGTTTTTAAGTTAACTGTCTCATGGTTTGACAGCAGTGTAGTTCCTAGCGTCCTTGCCGACGAGGACCCCGCCGTCATCGGGGAAGGCGATCCAGGAGGGGATGCAGAGATGGAACATGGACTcggcgtggccgccgcggccgtagCCGGCGACGCGGAGTTGGTGTTGCTCAGGTCGACGGCCACTGCTGCAAGGAGCCATGCATGCGAAAGCGCTAATGGCGCAATCTATGCGAGCCATTGAATTATCGGATACTAGCATCAACAGAAACAAACGATCCTTGGTTTAGTAGGGAGCAGTGTACAATTGCGATTTATAGATCGATATATAATTGGGTTAGCCAGCGTGCGCAGCGCAGAGCCGAGTCCATATCCGGTTCGGTTTGCGCTGGTTTTTCTCTATCGACTCGATTCGATGGCCGCGGTGGGGGTTTCAGAGGGTTTAGCCGTTCAGCACACACACATACACTGAAGATAGAGGACGCACGGGATCGGACTGGATCACTGGGCCAACCAATGACCTCTTCTCCCATCCTTCCTATTATTCCTCAGACCAAGGTCACTAATAGAGCCAATATCTTGTCTATAAGACAACACATGCCATCAACAAATGACAACACACATGTCATCAACAAATGATAATGCAGGCAAGGTGCCCACAGCAATGGTCGCTTAACTTTTTTATCTTCTCAAAACTCTTCTTATAATATTTCTTTATTCAGATTGGCCCACCCAAAAAACAGCTTTGCCACTGCATGCTGTTTAATGCTGTTGTTCTTGGCTTCCGTGTTGAGCTAGTAGTCAGATACTCAGATTGCGCCAAGCTGTGcacttttttcttctctctcctccatggcAGCATGCTGCCTGGATGGATGAGGTGGTGGGCGATTCAACAATAATTGTTGTACCTGCTCTCAGGAGTGGGCATAATTAACCGAGAACTGAAGATCAAACTGAAATAATCGGAACCCAAATCGAACATGTCGGTTCTGGTTTCCAGTTATCAGTAGCCAAACtaaaagggtgtttggatacgaggtgctaaactttaacaataTCAtgttggatgtttggatgctaattaggaggactaaacatgagctaattacaaaactaattgcagaaccctatgctaattcgcgagatgaatctattaagcctaattaatccatcattagcaaatggttactgtagcaccacattatcaaatcatggactaattaggcttaatagattcatctagcgaattacactccatctgcgcaattagttttataattagactatatttaatactcctaattagcatcaaacatccgatgtgacatgtgttaaattttaataggagtatccaaacaccccttaagttCGGTTATTTCGGTTCTTGATCTCGGGTAACTTAAGTTGGCCCAATATGAAACCAAAATAGTTTTCTGTATCACCCCGTGAAAACTAAGATCACCACCTCGGGAGGGATCTTGTTAGGGATGGTACGGCTAGAGCTGCTCTGAGATCGGCATACCACTTAGAACTTCCTCAACCATAGAGACGAAGGAGGGGGAGCAAAAAGGGTTGGAAAAGATTAGAGTTGGAGATAAAAAAGTAAAGATACTATTGATTGATCGATTGGGACTCCTCAAGACTTGCAAAAGGGTGCCCtataaataatttatatttatagggtagGGAGGTCTTGCCCCTCAAGTAAATCCTTTTACAAGTCTTAATCTATAAGGATTCTTCAATTCTACTCCGACTAGGGTCGGACCGGTGAAACTGGCACACCGGCTTCAGGACCCAATCATATCGGCTTGATGCTAAATTTAGCCACCAACATATGCCCCGTACTTATTTTTAAAGCTTTGCATaccagaaaataaaaataagctTAAGGACAATGCTTCTTAGATAATTCACTCATCAACATTCACTCTAAGGGTGATATTTAAAGATATCAGCCATGTTACATTAACATTAAACATCTTGCCACATACTTGGATAATACTTCTTTAAATACCTTCTACTAAGAGCTCTAGGCAGCGGCTGTTCCTGCAAAGTCTCCACCATATAAGAATTTTCAAAAAGCACCTTCATAATCTTGTACGGTCCTTTTCAACTTGGAGATCATTTGTCAAACTTGTTGCTCTTTGTTCCTATAGATAGAATAGTCTTCCAAATCAGATCACCAACCTGAAAAGACTTGAATTTTACCATCTTCTAATAGAGCGCTCTAGCAACTCGAATTTTATTCTTCTCAATTTTCTTGCAAGCCTCCAATATTTTCGGTTACCTCAACAATACTATCCATCATCAAAGCATGATAATCAACAACATTAAGGTCATTTTGCTTAGCCAATCTATATGCGCCTAAATTCTCGTCAACGGGCAAAACATCCTCTTGACCATAGGCTCAAAGGGAGTAATTTTAGTAGCACGATGTTTAGAAATACGATGAGCCCATAAAACTTCAGACAATACATCATGCCATCTTCTAAAATTCTCCTCTATATTCTTCTTAATGAGCTTAATCAAAATCTTGTTGCTAGACTCAACTTGACCATTTTCTTAagcataatatggagatgaaTTGAGCAAGTTAATACCATAAGATTCGACAAACTCCCGCAACTCTTTATATATAACCTCTTTAGATATAAATGAAGTTCCTCGATCCGTGGTCAATATTTGTGAAATGCGAAATCTATATATGTTATGCTCTTTGATAAATTCAATTACCTCCTGATGTGTCATATTGTTGAGGGAATTCCACTTAGTAAAATAATTAGTATTCACTAGCAAAAAAGATGTCCCTttgatgaagaaggatgaaTTTTTCCAACAAAGTATAATCCCCATCCTTGAAAAGGTCATGGCTTAATAATATGATACATCAACGCTGCAGATACTATCTGAATATGCCAAACTTCTAACACTCTTCACGTCCTTTGTAGTAGTGAAATTAATCGGCTATCATATTAGGTAATAAAAGTAAGCTCGTCTAAGAAGCCACTTCATCTTAGGAGCCGAGTCAACTGATGTGTACCACAGATACCTCCATAAACCTCTCCCAAAAGtacatttcaaaaaaaacctCTCCAAAAACCCAAACATTTTAAAAGCAAATCCTCAGTGATCCGTTCGTAGTAATACTGCTTAGGGATACCAATGGTAGGTTAAGCATCGCAAAACTCAGGGATCACCCTGGATAATAATACTGCTCGTCTCGAGGGCGccaattcatcaaaaataaaaaaatacagaGGCATGACCAACGACATTTTACCTACGTACATAGTAGTACAGTTGAATAAAAATAGGTCCATTCATCATAATGAAAAGGGAACATCGGGTTCTTTGCCCTAAACTACTACTCGATCGAGTGTTTTCATGGATTTATTTAGATATTCGTCACGCCAACGCCGTTCCTCGATCAGTCAACAGACATGGCCTCTTCGATCTGCCTCCGCCTTACTGGTCCCGTTAAAAGCATCCTCACTCACTTGGTGTGTCAACGCCGCTGCCGCTTTGGCTTTGCAGCAGCAATGTTTCCAACCTTGCCTTTCTGCTCTTGGGCCTTCTTCTCGAGTTCCTCGATGAGGCGCCCAAGGAATGCCTCCACACCACGGTCGGAGCCTGGGACCTCATCCTTAAGCAGGCACTCGGCAACGTCAGCTGGAGTGATCTCCACCACCTGCAGCAGCTCCTCGACCCTTTGAAACAGAGGGTGCGCTCCAATGCCAAGGTAGTTCCTGGCTAGCATCTTGAACGCCTCGAAGCAGCAGTAGGACATCTCGATGTGCATGTCCATCCGCCCACGCCGGATCAGCGCCGGATCGAGCTTCTCTGGGAAGTTGGTCGTCAACACGATGATCCGCTCACCACTTAGAGTAGACCAGACACCATCGATGAAGTTGAGCAGGCCGGACATGGtcactctctcttttttctcgtACCTGGTATACAACCATTTAGGTCAGGTGACATTTCAATTATAGATATATAGCAAATGACACCATGCAAGTAGCTAATGGCACCAGTAATGTTCGAGTAATATAAGCTCACCCGGACGATATGCTCTGGCTCTTGTTCTCCGTTCGCTGGCTGTTGAAATCATCGAAGCAGCAGTCTATGTCCTCGATGACGATGATTGACTTGCTTGTCATATTGGTGACGAGATCACGGAGCTCgctattgttggacaatgatgtaAGCTCGATGTCATAGATGTCATAGTTGAGGTAgttggccatggcggcgatcaTGGTGGATTTGCCTGTGCCTGGTGGGCCATAGAGGAGGTAGCCGCGCTTCCATGGCTTTCCGATCCGGCAGTAGTAGTCCTTGTTTCCACGGAAGCTGTCCAGATCTTCCATGATCCTGCGCTTCTTGTTCGGGTGCATCGCGAGGGTGTCGAAGGTGGATGGGTGCTCAAAG from Setaria italica strain Yugu1 chromosome II, Setaria_italica_v2.0, whole genome shotgun sequence encodes the following:
- the LOC101775594 gene encoding AAA-ATPase At3g28510 — its product is MMATMKQWVSDGIRSAGFLLWAPLLASYAPRGLPNMYFNLHLRRYARRLVPLLDPFVTIDIVSKKPSSSSFAKPSEYDKCSDAYQEVKAYLTKRCSRDALAFRADATGQRCSFLLSLRQGQEVTDHFQGVTMWWLLVPRKRGVSEEKSRLRLMFPQRHRALIVDEYLPHVRRQGREDMFGNRRQSLYTNKNKREYYGGDDKVWSKMDFEHPSTFDTLAMHPNKKRRIMEDLDSFRGNKDYYCRIGKPWKRGYLLYGPPGTGKSTMIAAMANYLNYDIYDIELTSLSNNSELRDLVTNMTSKSIIVIEDIDCCFDDFNSQRTENKSQSISSGYEKKERVTMSGLLNFIDGVWSTLSGERIIVLTTNFPEKLDPALIRRGRMDMHIEMSYCCFEAFKMLARNYLGIGAHPLFQRVEELLQVVEITPADVAECLLKDEVPGSDRGVEAFLGRLIEELEKKAQEQKGKVGNIAAAKPKRQRR